The following proteins are co-located in the Primulina tabacum isolate GXHZ01 chromosome 11, ASM2559414v2, whole genome shotgun sequence genome:
- the LOC142519047 gene encoding B3 domain-containing protein Os01g0234100-like isoform X2 — protein sequence MDSSSDSEVSSHNMWSSRSKKRLYEDEHKKKKEKDRNFSRRVMCKGATVNSASCFCALARAKKVEANLSPEFPSCVKILTQLQVPGGKEQYLVLPKKFCLKHFPIDKDTVVFVDENEKEFSVGYRFSNCRFRVGWKSFSNANRLLKGDVLVFHLIEHCKFKVYVVRSCRPTKVDGAIKNPKKDVLTVTENDDQIAEDARNCMGVKEEKQDLFWDDSDQEDITERFKFDHSPSPCRDNICSNVFGSIRFSASVLKFQDVKRFKDFKIYVDGLILDSELPVHAKMKYYELCCSRKMFLHDRMTGLSSKLVTGMISETSNIADAIQSTSLVASLHNLESWDNTLKAFEELGMSVGFLRTRIDKLVKISRKYQTINESNSAKCVQVEEKKRALNEKVSSMDVLRKSIAALEESIKSLEAEIDGEKEGLGSEFNKIATAPW from the exons ATGGATTCTTCCTCCGATTCTGAG GTGTCGAGTCATAATATGTGGAGTTCGAGGAGTAAAAAGAGATTGTACGAAGATGAGcacaagaagaaga AGGAAAAAGATAGAAATTTTAGTAGGCGTGTGATGTG TAAAGGAGCTACAGTGAACTCAGCTAGTTGTTTCTGTGCCTTGGCACGAGCTAAAAAGGTTGAAGCTAATCTATCCCCAGAATTCCCAAGTTGTGTGAAGATTTTAACTCAACTGCAGGTCCCTGGTGGTAAAGAACAGTATCTG GTTTTACCGAAGAAATTTTGCCTCAAACATTTCCCGATTGACAAGGATACTGTTGTATTTGTGGACGAAAATGAGAAGGAATTCAGTGTCGGGTACAGGTTTAGCAATTGTAGATTCCGTGTTGGATGGAAAAGTTTCTCTAATGCTAACAGATTACTCAAGGGAGATGTCTTAGTTTTCCATCTGATTGAGCATTGCAAGTTTAAG GTATACGTTGTGAGGTCATGCAGGCCAACGAAAGTGGATGGTGCTATTAAAAATCCGAAAAAAGATGTTCTCACTGTGACTG AAAATGATGATCAAATTGCAGAAGATGCGAGAAATTGTATGGGGGTAAAGGAAGAAAAGCAGGATCTTTTTTGGGACGATAGCGACCAAGAAGACATTACAGAAAGATTTAAATTTGACCATTCGCCTTCCCCATGTCGTGATAATATTTGCTCCAACGTCTTTGGAAGCATCCGGTTTTCAGCATCTGTACTCAAATTTCAAGATGTGAAAAGATTCAAGGATTTCAAAATTTATGTGGATGGCCTAATCCTGGACTCGGAATTACCAGTGCATGCTAAAATGAAGTATTATGAGTTGTGCTGCAGTCGGAAGATGTTTCTTCATGACCGTATGACCGGCCTTAGCAGCAAGCTTGTCACGGGAATGATTTCTGAAACCTCGAATATTGCAGATGCTATACAATCTACAAGTCTCGTTGCCTCTCTTCATAATTTGGAATCCTGGGACAACACTCTTAAAGCTTTTGAAGAACTGGGCATGAGCGTGGGATTTCTACGTACTCGGATAGATAAGCTAGTCAAGATTTCACGCAAATACCAAACTATTAACGAATCAAACAGTGCAAAATGTGTGCAAGTTGAGGAGAAAAAGAGAGCTTTGAATGAGAAAGTCTCATCCATGGATGTATTGCGAAAAAGTATAGCGGCCCTTGAAGAATCGATAAAAAGTCTGGAGGCCGAGATAGATGGCGAGAAGGAAGGGCTGGGATCTGAGTTTAATAAAATTGCTACTGCTCCATGGTGA
- the LOC142519047 gene encoding B3 domain-containing protein Os01g0234100-like isoform X5: protein MSTRRRSKGATVNSASCFCALARAKKVEANLSPEFPSCVKILTQLQVPGGKEQYLVLPKKFCLKHFPIDKDTVVFVDENEKEFSVGYRFSNCRFRVGWKSFSNANRLLKGDVLVFHLIEHCKFKVYVVRSCRPTKVDGAIKNPKKDVLTVTENDDQIAEDARNCMGVKEEKQDLFWDDSDQEDITERFKFDHSPSPCRDNICSNVFGSIRFSASVLKFQDVKRFKDFKIYVDGLILDSELPVHAKMKYYELCCSRKMFLHDRMTGLSSKLVTGMISETSNIADAIQSTSLVASLHNLESWDNTLKAFEELGMSVGFLRTRIDKLVKISRKYQTINESNSAKCVQVEEKKRALNEKVSSMDVLRKSIAALEESIKSLEAEIDGEKEGLGSEFNKIATAPW from the exons ATGAGcacaagaagaaga AGTAAAGGAGCTACAGTGAACTCAGCTAGTTGTTTCTGTGCCTTGGCACGAGCTAAAAAGGTTGAAGCTAATCTATCCCCAGAATTCCCAAGTTGTGTGAAGATTTTAACTCAACTGCAGGTCCCTGGTGGTAAAGAACAGTATCTG GTTTTACCGAAGAAATTTTGCCTCAAACATTTCCCGATTGACAAGGATACTGTTGTATTTGTGGACGAAAATGAGAAGGAATTCAGTGTCGGGTACAGGTTTAGCAATTGTAGATTCCGTGTTGGATGGAAAAGTTTCTCTAATGCTAACAGATTACTCAAGGGAGATGTCTTAGTTTTCCATCTGATTGAGCATTGCAAGTTTAAG GTATACGTTGTGAGGTCATGCAGGCCAACGAAAGTGGATGGTGCTATTAAAAATCCGAAAAAAGATGTTCTCACTGTGACTG AAAATGATGATCAAATTGCAGAAGATGCGAGAAATTGTATGGGGGTAAAGGAAGAAAAGCAGGATCTTTTTTGGGACGATAGCGACCAAGAAGACATTACAGAAAGATTTAAATTTGACCATTCGCCTTCCCCATGTCGTGATAATATTTGCTCCAACGTCTTTGGAAGCATCCGGTTTTCAGCATCTGTACTCAAATTTCAAGATGTGAAAAGATTCAAGGATTTCAAAATTTATGTGGATGGCCTAATCCTGGACTCGGAATTACCAGTGCATGCTAAAATGAAGTATTATGAGTTGTGCTGCAGTCGGAAGATGTTTCTTCATGACCGTATGACCGGCCTTAGCAGCAAGCTTGTCACGGGAATGATTTCTGAAACCTCGAATATTGCAGATGCTATACAATCTACAAGTCTCGTTGCCTCTCTTCATAATTTGGAATCCTGGGACAACACTCTTAAAGCTTTTGAAGAACTGGGCATGAGCGTGGGATTTCTACGTACTCGGATAGATAAGCTAGTCAAGATTTCACGCAAATACCAAACTATTAACGAATCAAACAGTGCAAAATGTGTGCAAGTTGAGGAGAAAAAGAGAGCTTTGAATGAGAAAGTCTCATCCATGGATGTATTGCGAAAAAGTATAGCGGCCCTTGAAGAATCGATAAAAAGTCTGGAGGCCGAGATAGATGGCGAGAAGGAAGGGCTGGGATCTGAGTTTAATAAAATTGCTACTGCTCCATGGTGA
- the LOC142519047 gene encoding B3 domain-containing protein Os01g0234100-like isoform X4 — MSTRRRRRSKGATVNSASCFCALARAKKVEANLSPEFPSCVKILTQLQVPGGKEQYLVLPKKFCLKHFPIDKDTVVFVDENEKEFSVGYRFSNCRFRVGWKSFSNANRLLKGDVLVFHLIEHCKFKVYVVRSCRPTKVDGAIKNPKKDVLTVTENDDQIAEDARNCMGVKEEKQDLFWDDSDQEDITERFKFDHSPSPCRDNICSNVFGSIRFSASVLKFQDVKRFKDFKIYVDGLILDSELPVHAKMKYYELCCSRKMFLHDRMTGLSSKLVTGMISETSNIADAIQSTSLVASLHNLESWDNTLKAFEELGMSVGFLRTRIDKLVKISRKYQTINESNSAKCVQVEEKKRALNEKVSSMDVLRKSIAALEESIKSLEAEIDGEKEGLGSEFNKIATAPW, encoded by the exons ATGAGcacaagaagaagaagaagaag TAAAGGAGCTACAGTGAACTCAGCTAGTTGTTTCTGTGCCTTGGCACGAGCTAAAAAGGTTGAAGCTAATCTATCCCCAGAATTCCCAAGTTGTGTGAAGATTTTAACTCAACTGCAGGTCCCTGGTGGTAAAGAACAGTATCTG GTTTTACCGAAGAAATTTTGCCTCAAACATTTCCCGATTGACAAGGATACTGTTGTATTTGTGGACGAAAATGAGAAGGAATTCAGTGTCGGGTACAGGTTTAGCAATTGTAGATTCCGTGTTGGATGGAAAAGTTTCTCTAATGCTAACAGATTACTCAAGGGAGATGTCTTAGTTTTCCATCTGATTGAGCATTGCAAGTTTAAG GTATACGTTGTGAGGTCATGCAGGCCAACGAAAGTGGATGGTGCTATTAAAAATCCGAAAAAAGATGTTCTCACTGTGACTG AAAATGATGATCAAATTGCAGAAGATGCGAGAAATTGTATGGGGGTAAAGGAAGAAAAGCAGGATCTTTTTTGGGACGATAGCGACCAAGAAGACATTACAGAAAGATTTAAATTTGACCATTCGCCTTCCCCATGTCGTGATAATATTTGCTCCAACGTCTTTGGAAGCATCCGGTTTTCAGCATCTGTACTCAAATTTCAAGATGTGAAAAGATTCAAGGATTTCAAAATTTATGTGGATGGCCTAATCCTGGACTCGGAATTACCAGTGCATGCTAAAATGAAGTATTATGAGTTGTGCTGCAGTCGGAAGATGTTTCTTCATGACCGTATGACCGGCCTTAGCAGCAAGCTTGTCACGGGAATGATTTCTGAAACCTCGAATATTGCAGATGCTATACAATCTACAAGTCTCGTTGCCTCTCTTCATAATTTGGAATCCTGGGACAACACTCTTAAAGCTTTTGAAGAACTGGGCATGAGCGTGGGATTTCTACGTACTCGGATAGATAAGCTAGTCAAGATTTCACGCAAATACCAAACTATTAACGAATCAAACAGTGCAAAATGTGTGCAAGTTGAGGAGAAAAAGAGAGCTTTGAATGAGAAAGTCTCATCCATGGATGTATTGCGAAAAAGTATAGCGGCCCTTGAAGAATCGATAAAAAGTCTGGAGGCCGAGATAGATGGCGAGAAGGAAGGGCTGGGATCTGAGTTTAATAAAATTGCTACTGCTCCATGGTGA
- the LOC142519047 gene encoding B3 domain-containing protein Os01g0234100-like isoform X1 produces MDSSSDSEVSSHNMWSSRSKKRLYEDEHKKKKKKEKDRNFSRRVMCKGATVNSASCFCALARAKKVEANLSPEFPSCVKILTQLQVPGGKEQYLVLPKKFCLKHFPIDKDTVVFVDENEKEFSVGYRFSNCRFRVGWKSFSNANRLLKGDVLVFHLIEHCKFKVYVVRSCRPTKVDGAIKNPKKDVLTVTENDDQIAEDARNCMGVKEEKQDLFWDDSDQEDITERFKFDHSPSPCRDNICSNVFGSIRFSASVLKFQDVKRFKDFKIYVDGLILDSELPVHAKMKYYELCCSRKMFLHDRMTGLSSKLVTGMISETSNIADAIQSTSLVASLHNLESWDNTLKAFEELGMSVGFLRTRIDKLVKISRKYQTINESNSAKCVQVEEKKRALNEKVSSMDVLRKSIAALEESIKSLEAEIDGEKEGLGSEFNKIATAPW; encoded by the exons ATGGATTCTTCCTCCGATTCTGAG GTGTCGAGTCATAATATGTGGAGTTCGAGGAGTAAAAAGAGATTGTACGAAGATGAGcacaagaagaagaagaagaag GAAAAAGATAGAAATTTTAGTAGGCGTGTGATGTG TAAAGGAGCTACAGTGAACTCAGCTAGTTGTTTCTGTGCCTTGGCACGAGCTAAAAAGGTTGAAGCTAATCTATCCCCAGAATTCCCAAGTTGTGTGAAGATTTTAACTCAACTGCAGGTCCCTGGTGGTAAAGAACAGTATCTG GTTTTACCGAAGAAATTTTGCCTCAAACATTTCCCGATTGACAAGGATACTGTTGTATTTGTGGACGAAAATGAGAAGGAATTCAGTGTCGGGTACAGGTTTAGCAATTGTAGATTCCGTGTTGGATGGAAAAGTTTCTCTAATGCTAACAGATTACTCAAGGGAGATGTCTTAGTTTTCCATCTGATTGAGCATTGCAAGTTTAAG GTATACGTTGTGAGGTCATGCAGGCCAACGAAAGTGGATGGTGCTATTAAAAATCCGAAAAAAGATGTTCTCACTGTGACTG AAAATGATGATCAAATTGCAGAAGATGCGAGAAATTGTATGGGGGTAAAGGAAGAAAAGCAGGATCTTTTTTGGGACGATAGCGACCAAGAAGACATTACAGAAAGATTTAAATTTGACCATTCGCCTTCCCCATGTCGTGATAATATTTGCTCCAACGTCTTTGGAAGCATCCGGTTTTCAGCATCTGTACTCAAATTTCAAGATGTGAAAAGATTCAAGGATTTCAAAATTTATGTGGATGGCCTAATCCTGGACTCGGAATTACCAGTGCATGCTAAAATGAAGTATTATGAGTTGTGCTGCAGTCGGAAGATGTTTCTTCATGACCGTATGACCGGCCTTAGCAGCAAGCTTGTCACGGGAATGATTTCTGAAACCTCGAATATTGCAGATGCTATACAATCTACAAGTCTCGTTGCCTCTCTTCATAATTTGGAATCCTGGGACAACACTCTTAAAGCTTTTGAAGAACTGGGCATGAGCGTGGGATTTCTACGTACTCGGATAGATAAGCTAGTCAAGATTTCACGCAAATACCAAACTATTAACGAATCAAACAGTGCAAAATGTGTGCAAGTTGAGGAGAAAAAGAGAGCTTTGAATGAGAAAGTCTCATCCATGGATGTATTGCGAAAAAGTATAGCGGCCCTTGAAGAATCGATAAAAAGTCTGGAGGCCGAGATAGATGGCGAGAAGGAAGGGCTGGGATCTGAGTTTAATAAAATTGCTACTGCTCCATGGTGA
- the LOC142519904 gene encoding uncharacterized protein LOC142519904: MGSNHHQGEEKTGNLNTFVIRPTKVDGATQNSSVDVPSTIGNARTVIVKEELPDHSPQYRYQDLTTPATVQHDGSHSDCSRSSQFSASVVKFQGVKGFEDFKISVDGLILDSELPTDVRVKYYELCISQKCFFTTILSLASAVS; the protein is encoded by the exons GAGAAAACTGGAAATTTAAATACGTTTGTGATTAG GCCGACAAAAGTAGACGGGGCTACCCAAAATTCGAGTGTTGATGTTCCTTCAACTATTG GAAATGCAAGAACTGTCATCGTAAAGGAAGAACTCCCGGACCATTCACCTCAGTACAGGTACCAAGATCTTACTACGCCTGCCACAGTGCAGCATGACGGCTCACATTCTGACTGCTCCAGAAGCAGCCAATTTTCAGCATCtgttgtcaaatttcaaggCGTGAAAGGATTTGAAGACTTCAAGATTTCCGTGGATGGTCTAATTCTTGACTCGGAATTACCAACAGATGTTAGAGTGAAGTATTATGAGCTATGTATCAGTCAAAAATGTTTCTTCACGACCATCTTATCACTGGCCTCGGCAGTAAGCTAG
- the LOC142519047 gene encoding B3 domain-containing protein Os01g0234100-like isoform X3, whose product MDSSSDSEVSSHNMWSSRSKKRLYEDEHKKKKKKEKDRNFSRRVMCKGATVNSASCFCALARAKKVEANLSPEFPSCVKILTQLQVPGGKEQYLVLPKKFCLKHFPIDKDTVVFVDENEKEFSVGYRFSNCRFRVGWKSFSNANRLLKGDVLVFHLIEHCKFKVYVVRSCRPTKVDGAIKNPKKDVLTVTEDARNCMGVKEEKQDLFWDDSDQEDITERFKFDHSPSPCRDNICSNVFGSIRFSASVLKFQDVKRFKDFKIYVDGLILDSELPVHAKMKYYELCCSRKMFLHDRMTGLSSKLVTGMISETSNIADAIQSTSLVASLHNLESWDNTLKAFEELGMSVGFLRTRIDKLVKISRKYQTINESNSAKCVQVEEKKRALNEKVSSMDVLRKSIAALEESIKSLEAEIDGEKEGLGSEFNKIATAPW is encoded by the exons ATGGATTCTTCCTCCGATTCTGAG GTGTCGAGTCATAATATGTGGAGTTCGAGGAGTAAAAAGAGATTGTACGAAGATGAGcacaagaagaagaagaagaag GAAAAAGATAGAAATTTTAGTAGGCGTGTGATGTG TAAAGGAGCTACAGTGAACTCAGCTAGTTGTTTCTGTGCCTTGGCACGAGCTAAAAAGGTTGAAGCTAATCTATCCCCAGAATTCCCAAGTTGTGTGAAGATTTTAACTCAACTGCAGGTCCCTGGTGGTAAAGAACAGTATCTG GTTTTACCGAAGAAATTTTGCCTCAAACATTTCCCGATTGACAAGGATACTGTTGTATTTGTGGACGAAAATGAGAAGGAATTCAGTGTCGGGTACAGGTTTAGCAATTGTAGATTCCGTGTTGGATGGAAAAGTTTCTCTAATGCTAACAGATTACTCAAGGGAGATGTCTTAGTTTTCCATCTGATTGAGCATTGCAAGTTTAAG GTATACGTTGTGAGGTCATGCAGGCCAACGAAAGTGGATGGTGCTATTAAAAATCCGAAAAAAGATGTTCTCACTGTGACTG AAGATGCGAGAAATTGTATGGGGGTAAAGGAAGAAAAGCAGGATCTTTTTTGGGACGATAGCGACCAAGAAGACATTACAGAAAGATTTAAATTTGACCATTCGCCTTCCCCATGTCGTGATAATATTTGCTCCAACGTCTTTGGAAGCATCCGGTTTTCAGCATCTGTACTCAAATTTCAAGATGTGAAAAGATTCAAGGATTTCAAAATTTATGTGGATGGCCTAATCCTGGACTCGGAATTACCAGTGCATGCTAAAATGAAGTATTATGAGTTGTGCTGCAGTCGGAAGATGTTTCTTCATGACCGTATGACCGGCCTTAGCAGCAAGCTTGTCACGGGAATGATTTCTGAAACCTCGAATATTGCAGATGCTATACAATCTACAAGTCTCGTTGCCTCTCTTCATAATTTGGAATCCTGGGACAACACTCTTAAAGCTTTTGAAGAACTGGGCATGAGCGTGGGATTTCTACGTACTCGGATAGATAAGCTAGTCAAGATTTCACGCAAATACCAAACTATTAACGAATCAAACAGTGCAAAATGTGTGCAAGTTGAGGAGAAAAAGAGAGCTTTGAATGAGAAAGTCTCATCCATGGATGTATTGCGAAAAAGTATAGCGGCCCTTGAAGAATCGATAAAAAGTCTGGAGGCCGAGATAGATGGCGAGAAGGAAGGGCTGGGATCTGAGTTTAATAAAATTGCTACTGCTCCATGGTGA